One region of Pogoniulus pusillus isolate bPogPus1 chromosome 19, bPogPus1.pri, whole genome shotgun sequence genomic DNA includes:
- the LOC135183955 gene encoding uncharacterized LOC128031833 homolog — translation MDSLTEQRLTSPNLPAPHLEHYSVLHCTMTLDVQTVVVFAVIVVLLLVNVILMFFLGTR, via the coding sequence ATGGACAGTCTTACAGAGCAGAGGTTGACTTCTCCAAATCTGCCAGCCCCACATCTTGAACACTACAGTGTTCTGCATTGCACCATGACCTTGGATGTTCAAACGGTGGTCGTTTTTGCAGTGATTGTGGTGCTATTGCTTGTGAATGTCATACTCATGTTCTTCCTGGGCACTCGTTAA